In a genomic window of Cuculus canorus isolate bCucCan1 chromosome 4, bCucCan1.pri, whole genome shotgun sequence:
- the LOC128852059 gene encoding uncharacterized protein LOC128852059 has product MRNNMESPSPDSSSDTEEPGWVPSSSPSQAGRDTAAPGDAASAPLAGEDFQGRPEERGVPSLRDPLWEEESCAKPSPSSARRFLKNLWKVVGSPHFQSIWWADNGNCIAIAEQLFCKEVLGRKIFATRSMGGFILQLSLHGFHAMEGDSPISISVEELQGIAAAGSSLGKVSKFLPQERTLETLCGLGKPYASLLPHTENPGALTTYKSSIPTFCSV; this is encoded by the coding sequence ATGAGGAATAACATGGAGTCACCTTCACCAGACTCATCCTCCGACACGGAGGAGCCTGGTTGGGTGCCTTCATCTTCTCCCAGCCAAGCAGGACGTGATACGGCAGCACCTGGCGATGCTGCCAGTGCACCTCTCGCAGGAGAGGACTTTCAAGGTAGGCCGGAGGAGCGCGGGGTGCCCAGCCTCCGTGATCCTCtttgggaggaggagagctgtGCCAAACCCAGCCCCTCTTCAGCCCGCAGGTTCCTCAAGAACCTCTGGAAGGTGGTCGGCAGCCCTCACTTCCAGTCAATCTGGTGGGCCGACAACGGAAACTGCATCGCCATCGCAGAACAACTCTTCTGCAAAGAAGTGCTGGGGAGGAAGATCTTTGCAACCAGGTCCATGGGAGGCTTCATCCTCCAACTCAGCCTCCATGGATTCCACGCAATGGAAGGAGAttctcccatctccatctccgtgGAGGAGCTGCAAGGaatagcagcagcaggatcTTCTCTGGGCAAGGTAAGCAAGTTCCTCCCCCAGGAGAGAACCCTCGAGACGTTGTGTGGGCTTGGAAAACCCTATGCTTCTCTGCTCCCACATACTGAGAACCCCGGCGCGCTCACTACTTACAAAAGCT